Proteins from a genomic interval of Rhodothermales bacterium:
- a CDS encoding T9SS type A sorting domain-containing protein, translated as MRRIIVAFAALLLPLGQSAEAQIAFSGTTVDLDATLQIDAADVDGDGDIDLLSVHGNTISWWQNSGGSFTEQTIDTSFDGARGVHAADVDGDGDIDVVGSASTDDLKLFVNSTGDGSTWTTTNIDVLLTGVYSATTGDIDGDGDLDIIAAVESDNDVSWWANGIWGETSIDTDFSGARFVAVGDLDGDGDLDVVGSGFDAGSIVTWANNGSGTFAADTNIKTAFGNPGNIDLADMDGDGDLDVIGTSTSLDDVSWFENGNSWAETSIDADLDGASDVDAVDFDGDGDLDVLAVGDDGADVVWYENAGGGTWTQRDIDLSFTDAVSVLAVDIDRDGDPDVLASGQGTSGGDMGWWESSRRGRIVSTGSETTVQSDLTGATSVVAADIDADGDIDLVSAGSATAARLHTSGGGWTSSNIHAGSAGASVAVADIDGDGDLDVISADPTDDDVEWHANSGWSTTQIDASFNGARAVAVGDLDGDGDVDVVAAGGDGNQLSWFQSASSGSSWTERSIKASFNGAWGVAVGDVDGDGNLDVVGTSHTDDDVTLFANTLGTGLAMVETAVDASFNGARSVALGDLDGDGDLDIVAAGDDGNQVSWFENGNSWTEASIATPTAPASVFLADMDSDGDLDVLITANTDDDVIWYANDGSGGTWTATTVDAAFDGAAAAVAADLDSDGDLDVVAAADTDNDVAWWASDTVIGNQALFISGTAGQSNNVGWRLLSVPCSGQTRAGMEGITISGPDEIRRYDESAGATAEDRWLDTASSDGLTHGHGFAAYLYDDGTQEVGATFPVMFPACGPSTANVTATLDVDEEWFLAGNPFLQSFDIESLTMTGHQAVVKLWDPSSGSYTNVTQGGAGDVVPVGQGFFIQRSTVGAGATTITYALTGRTSGGTFVGKRSPTLRTDFVLTVTDDAGHLLSTDRSAALIVRNDVTTGWDRYDSSKRRPLSEQFAALTLVGERAGREEAQSLLSIPLSLDRPLSIPVQVDAQGIRGTAELAWFGLDALPEDWSVELVDLSTGFGQPMRTTNRYRFAVEPSASKTNSSTIALTEARFEIRIAPSATSASAEHAEEFVLGSAYPNPSTDLVQVHYTLPHAAAPEWTVVDLLGRVVRRIQSPPTAAGRQVQTVSVSGLAPGLYFMVLRVQTGQRSMPILVQ; from the coding sequence ATGCGGAGAATAATCGTCGCGTTTGCCGCGCTCCTGCTGCCTTTGGGCCAGAGCGCGGAAGCACAGATAGCGTTTTCGGGAACGACGGTTGACCTGGACGCCACGTTGCAGATCGACGCGGCGGATGTGGACGGCGACGGCGATATCGACCTGCTGTCCGTGCACGGCAATACCATCTCGTGGTGGCAAAACAGCGGCGGATCGTTTACCGAACAGACCATCGACACTTCGTTTGATGGAGCCCGAGGTGTGCATGCGGCAGATGTCGACGGTGATGGCGACATCGACGTGGTGGGATCGGCCTCAACCGACGATCTGAAGCTGTTTGTTAACAGCACCGGCGATGGTTCGACGTGGACGACGACGAACATCGATGTGCTGTTGACCGGCGTGTACTCGGCCACCACGGGCGACATCGACGGTGATGGTGATCTCGACATCATTGCGGCCGTCGAATCTGACAATGATGTGTCCTGGTGGGCGAACGGGATCTGGGGCGAAACCAGCATCGACACGGACTTCAGCGGAGCCCGCTTTGTGGCAGTTGGTGACCTGGATGGAGATGGCGACCTCGATGTGGTCGGCAGCGGATTTGACGCAGGCAGCATCGTTACCTGGGCCAACAATGGCTCCGGCACGTTCGCCGCGGACACGAACATCAAGACCGCATTCGGCAATCCAGGTAACATCGATCTGGCCGACATGGACGGAGACGGTGATCTGGATGTGATTGGGACATCGACGAGTCTGGACGATGTCAGTTGGTTCGAGAACGGCAACTCGTGGGCGGAAACCAGCATTGACGCCGACCTGGACGGGGCCTCCGATGTTGATGCTGTGGATTTTGACGGAGACGGGGACCTGGATGTGCTGGCCGTCGGCGATGACGGTGCCGACGTGGTCTGGTACGAGAACGCGGGCGGCGGGACGTGGACCCAGCGAGACATCGACCTGTCCTTCACCGATGCCGTTTCCGTGCTTGCCGTTGACATCGACAGGGACGGGGATCCGGACGTACTCGCCTCGGGTCAGGGCACCTCTGGCGGCGACATGGGCTGGTGGGAAAGCAGCCGTCGCGGACGCATCGTTTCCACCGGCTCGGAAACGACGGTTCAGTCAGACCTGACCGGCGCGACCTCGGTGGTTGCCGCGGACATCGACGCAGACGGAGATATCGACCTAGTCAGCGCTGGATCGGCAACGGCCGCGCGGCTGCATACTTCCGGTGGCGGTTGGACCAGCAGCAACATTCACGCTGGGAGCGCGGGCGCTTCTGTCGCGGTCGCAGACATCGACGGAGACGGAGACCTGGATGTCATCAGCGCAGACCCCACCGATGACGATGTAGAGTGGCACGCAAACAGCGGGTGGTCGACGACGCAGATCGACGCATCGTTCAACGGAGCTCGGGCAGTGGCGGTGGGTGACCTGGACGGTGACGGCGACGTCGACGTGGTCGCGGCCGGCGGGGACGGCAACCAGCTCTCGTGGTTTCAAAGTGCGAGTAGCGGGTCCAGCTGGACGGAGCGCAGTATCAAGGCCTCGTTCAACGGCGCCTGGGGCGTTGCGGTTGGCGATGTGGATGGAGACGGAAACCTCGACGTGGTCGGTACCAGCCACACGGACGATGATGTGACTCTGTTTGCCAACACGCTGGGCACAGGGCTTGCCATGGTTGAAACCGCCGTCGATGCCTCATTCAACGGAGCCCGATCCGTGGCGCTCGGTGATCTGGATGGTGACGGTGACCTGGACATTGTTGCAGCGGGTGACGACGGCAACCAGGTTTCATGGTTCGAAAACGGCAACAGCTGGACCGAAGCCTCCATTGCCACGCCTACCGCACCTGCATCCGTCTTCCTGGCCGATATGGACAGCGACGGCGACCTGGACGTGTTGATTACCGCCAACACGGACGATGATGTGATCTGGTACGCCAACGACGGGTCGGGAGGTACCTGGACCGCGACGACAGTGGACGCTGCCTTTGACGGAGCGGCGGCTGCCGTTGCTGCGGACCTGGATTCCGACGGCGATCTGGATGTAGTTGCCGCCGCGGATACCGACAACGACGTTGCCTGGTGGGCATCCGATACGGTCATCGGCAACCAGGCGCTGTTTATCTCAGGCACTGCCGGGCAGAGCAACAATGTGGGTTGGAGGCTGCTCTCTGTTCCGTGCTCCGGCCAGACCCGCGCTGGAATGGAAGGCATCACAATCAGTGGCCCCGACGAGATCCGCCGATACGACGAGAGCGCCGGAGCGACTGCGGAGGATCGCTGGCTCGACACGGCCTCGTCAGACGGCCTCACCCACGGCCATGGATTTGCCGCATATCTCTATGACGACGGTACGCAGGAAGTGGGCGCCACCTTCCCGGTCATGTTTCCTGCCTGTGGCCCGAGTACGGCAAACGTGACGGCCACCCTGGACGTGGACGAAGAATGGTTTTTGGCAGGCAATCCCTTCCTCCAAAGCTTCGACATCGAGAGTCTGACCATGACCGGCCACCAGGCCGTGGTCAAGCTCTGGGATCCTTCTTCCGGGAGTTACACAAATGTGACGCAGGGCGGGGCAGGCGATGTGGTCCCGGTGGGTCAGGGCTTCTTCATCCAGAGGAGTACGGTAGGGGCCGGGGCGACCACGATCACCTACGCGCTGACCGGTCGCACGAGTGGAGGCACCTTTGTGGGCAAGCGTTCCCCCACGCTGCGCACCGATTTTGTGCTGACGGTAACGGACGATGCCGGTCACCTGCTAAGCACCGATCGTTCCGCAGCGCTGATTGTGAGGAATGACGTGACTACCGGTTGGGACCGGTACGATTCCTCCAAGCGCAGGCCTCTGTCGGAGCAGTTCGCGGCACTGACGCTGGTTGGAGAACGAGCCGGTCGGGAAGAGGCGCAGTCGCTTTTGAGTATTCCGCTGTCCCTGGACCGCCCCCTGTCGATCCCGGTCCAGGTAGACGCGCAGGGAATCAGGGGGACGGCAGAGTTGGCCTGGTTCGGCCTGGATGCATTGCCCGAGGATTGGTCGGTAGAACTCGTGGATCTCAGCACGGGCTTTGGCCAGCCCATGCGGACAACCAATCGCTATCGGTTCGCGGTTGAGCCTTCCGCCTCCAAGACAAATAGCTCGACCATCGCTCTGACCGAAGCCCGGTTTGAAATCCGAATTGCACCGTCGGCGACGTCCGCCTCGGCCGAGCACGCTGAGGAGTTCGTCCTGGGATCGGCCTACCCCAATCCGAGCACGGACCTGGTGCAGGTGCACTACACCCTGCCCCATGCCGCGGCGCCAGAGTGGACGGTAGTCGACTTGCTCGGCCGCGTCGTTCGGCGCATTCAGTCGCCTCCCACGGCCGCTGGCCGGCAGGTACAGACCGTTTCAGTGTCTGGCCTTGCGCCGGGCCTGTACTTCATGGTGCTTCGCGTGCAGACGGGTCAGCGCTCCATGCCCATCCTGGTCCAATAA
- a CDS encoding family 1 glycosylhydrolase, with protein sequence MRALLPLLTALLVLLSGCRRPVGQAEPFPEDFVWGAGNAAFQEVTLTEAHVQALRAVGLTHYRLSLDWAALLPDGENLNTNEADRVAAELALLNDAGVEPLVVLYQGDMPARFLDEGGWASAESPVWFEHYARQAFDAFGDAVSMWVTMADPFRDRLNAHRLPVEPDTTLRPVSAAAPPFVQARRAARAQNPEQSTRALLATRLTEMHHMLQAHARAKAAGAQAPIGLIVGAAPVHPADPENDGPAADLEDQYRNGFLLGGLYEGAYPSDLLEALALDLDAPETEADFLGIDYFAPVRVEADSLSEHMGVRLIPNLDGDKSAFGEADARSLHAILTQVADRYDNPPVYVTGNGAAYGPIDELNAAGRIRDELRVRFLRRHLVRAQLAAADGVDLRGFFVWSAFDAAGPPVSGIIAIDSVSGQPVFKDSARYLRSIAAANAVSRMPF encoded by the coding sequence ATGCGCGCTCTCCTACCCCTCCTGACCGCCCTGCTGGTCCTGCTCAGTGGATGCCGTCGGCCGGTCGGCCAGGCAGAACCGTTCCCGGAAGACTTTGTGTGGGGTGCGGGAAATGCCGCGTTCCAGGAAGTCACACTGACCGAGGCGCACGTGCAGGCGCTGCGGGCCGTGGGTTTGACCCACTACCGATTGTCCCTGGACTGGGCCGCCCTGCTGCCGGACGGGGAGAACCTGAACACCAATGAGGCAGATCGGGTGGCTGCCGAACTCGCGCTGTTGAATGACGCGGGTGTGGAACCGCTGGTGGTACTGTACCAGGGTGACATGCCGGCCCGCTTTCTGGACGAGGGCGGCTGGGCCTCGGCGGAATCCCCGGTCTGGTTCGAGCACTACGCGCGCCAGGCGTTCGATGCCTTTGGCGATGCGGTCTCGATGTGGGTGACCATGGCAGACCCCTTCCGCGACCGGCTCAACGCACATCGGCTACCCGTCGAGCCAGACACCACCCTCCGCCCGGTCAGTGCCGCGGCACCCCCGTTCGTGCAGGCCCGACGTGCCGCCCGCGCCCAGAATCCGGAGCAGTCCACCCGAGCCCTGCTGGCAACGCGCCTGACGGAGATGCACCACATGCTCCAGGCCCATGCCCGGGCCAAGGCGGCCGGCGCACAAGCACCGATCGGCCTCATCGTTGGCGCGGCCCCGGTGCATCCGGCCGACCCGGAGAACGATGGACCGGCTGCAGATCTGGAGGACCAATACCGCAACGGATTCCTGCTGGGCGGGCTGTACGAGGGAGCGTACCCCTCAGACCTGCTTGAGGCGCTCGCGCTTGACCTGGATGCCCCGGAAACGGAAGCGGACTTCCTGGGCATCGACTACTTCGCCCCGGTGCGTGTCGAAGCGGACAGCCTCTCCGAGCACATGGGTGTTCGACTGATCCCCAACCTTGACGGAGACAAGTCAGCCTTTGGCGAGGCCGACGCCCGCAGCCTGCACGCCATTCTCACCCAGGTCGCGGATCGCTACGACAACCCACCGGTCTATGTCACTGGCAACGGTGCGGCTTACGGGCCGATAGACGAACTGAATGCAGCCGGCCGCATCCGGGACGAACTGCGGGTACGATTCCTGAGGCGTCACCTGGTGCGTGCACAACTCGCGGCCGCGGACGGCGTGGACCTGCGAGGCTTTTTCGTCTGGAGCGCCTTCGACGCGGCCGGCCCACCCGTCTCCGGCATCATCGCCATCGATTCGGTGTCTGGACAGCCCGTCTTCAAGGACTCAGCCCGGTATCTGCGCAGCATCGCCGCGGCGAACGCCGTGAGCCGCATGCCTTTCTGA
- the dps gene encoding DNA starvation/stationary phase protection protein Dps: METAILFKTRNGLSEETRESMNTLINKRLADIIVLRGLAKQMHWNVKGPHFKQLHETFDEAAGALTEPIDMLAERTVAIGGVAEGTVRMAARNSDLADIDIRVTQDMEALKALADRWGETANLMRDAINQAGEAGDEVTVDLFTEITRLLDKHLYFLEAHVQ; the protein is encoded by the coding sequence ATGGAGACTGCCATTCTCTTTAAAACTCGCAACGGTCTCTCGGAGGAAACCCGAGAGTCGATGAATACGCTCATCAACAAGCGCCTCGCCGACATCATTGTTCTTCGCGGCCTGGCGAAGCAGATGCACTGGAACGTGAAGGGTCCGCACTTCAAACAGCTGCACGAGACGTTCGACGAGGCAGCGGGAGCGCTGACGGAGCCAATCGACATGCTCGCAGAGCGCACGGTCGCCATCGGCGGTGTCGCCGAAGGCACCGTACGCATGGCGGCCCGCAACTCAGACCTGGCCGACATCGACATCCGCGTCACCCAGGATATGGAAGCGCTGAAAGCGCTGGCCGACCGCTGGGGCGAGACCGCGAATCTCATGCGGGACGCGATTAATCAGGCCGGCGAAGCAGGAGATGAAGTCACGGTCGATCTCTTTACGGAGATCACGCGCCTGCTGGACAAGCACCTGTACTTCCTGGAAGCACACGTGCAATAG